The genomic interval ATGTTTCGATTAATCCGCCACGGCTGGTGTTGATAATCATAACGCTTTCCTTCATAAAAGAAAGTGAAGTTTTATTGATTATATGTTTCGTTTGATCGTTAAGCGGACAATGAAGCGAAATGATATCACTAGATTTGAAAATCTCTTCTAAACCAACAAAAGAAACGCCGTCTTTTTTCATTTCGTCACTTTCTACAATATCATAAACCAAAACTTTACAGCCAAAACCCAATGCAATTTTAGAAAATGCTTTACCAATATTTCCTGTTCCAATAATTCCAATTGTTTTTCCGAATAAATCAAAACCTAATAATCCGTTTAGGGAAAAATTTTGCTCGCGAACTCTATTATACGCTTTATGCGTTTTTCTGTTTAAAGTCAAAATCATCGCCATCGCATGTTCTGCAACAGCTTGTGGAGAATATGCAGGAACGCGACAAACTTTTATATTATTTTTTTTAGCCGCTTCTAAATCAACATTATTAAAACCAGCGCAACGCAAAGCAATTATTTTTACTTTTTTTTCTGCTAATTGTTTAATAACTGTTTCGTTTACAATATCATTAACAAAAACACAAACAATCTCACATTCTTCAATTAAAGCTACAGTCTGCGGATTTAATTGTGTTTCAAAAAAATCTAATCGAAAGCCAAATTCTTCATTGTATTTGTTAAAAAACGTCTTATCATAAGGCTGTGTAGAAAAAAAAGCGATTTTATTGTTTGCTGGATTCATAGAGTTTGATTTTGAATAGTTCCTTAAAATTAAGAAAATTATTTAAACCTTTCAGGTGAAACACCAATCAAACTTAACTTTTCGTTTACAATACAAAGTTTTACTAACCTAAACAATTTCAAACAATTAATTTTCGTTTTTGTTAAATAAACTATAATTCTGAAAATCAATTTAAACCTAATTAATCAAAAAAAGTCTAATTACTATAAACAATTAAAAAAACTTAACGATGAAAAAATTATTAATTGCTGCTATGCTATTGGTTGGAATAGCAAGTTTTGCACAAGACGCAGATCAAAAACCGGCGCGTGAACACAAAGAAAGAATGACACCGGAACAACGTAACGAAAAACAACTTCAAAAACTTACTTCAGAATTAAGTTTAGATGCCAATCAACAAGCTCAGGTGAAACAACTTTTAGCTGATAGAAGTGCTAAAGCTGAAAAATTTAGAGAAGCGAGAAAAGATCAAAAAGACAGTAATACAAAACCAACTGCGGCAGAAAAAGCGGCTTTCAAAAAACAAATGGAAGATGAAGTAGCTGCAAATGACGCTAAAATGAAATCGATCTTAAAAGCTGACCAATACACAAAATGGAAAACTTTGCAAGAAGAGAAAAAAGACAAAATGCGTGACAAAATGAAAGAACGCAGAGAAGATAAAATCTAATTTGGTTCATAAAAAAAAGAGGCTTTAAAAAGCCTCTTTTTTGTTTTTTATTTATTAGAAAGTTTTAGAAACCTTATCAATTGCATTAATTGTAAAATCTAAATCTTCGTAAGTTAATGCATCTGTAATAAACCAAGTTTCGTATGCAGATGGCGCGATATAAACTCCTTCTTGAAGTAATCCGTGGAAGAATTTCTTAAACGTTTCATTATCTCCTTTTGCAGCAGTTTGAAAATCTGTAACTGGATTCGCATCAAAGTGAACGGAAATCATAGAACCTACTCTATTGATTGTGAAAACAACATTATTTGCTTTTAAAACTCTATCGATTCCTGCTTCTAAGTAAGCTGTTTTTTCTTCTAAACGAGTAAAGATTTCTCTATCATTATCAAGAGCTTTCAACATCGCCAATCCCGCTGCCGTAGCCAACGGATTTCCAGACAATGTTCCCGCTTGATAAACCGGACCAAGAGGCGCTAAATAATTCATGATTTCTTCACGTGCAGCAAAAGCCCCAACTGGAAGTCCGCCACCAATTACTTTTCCGAAAGTCACGATATCAGCATCAATTCCATACAATTCCTGAACTCCTCCGCGAGCTAAACGGAAACCAGTCATTACTTCATCAAAAATCAATAAGATTCCGTTTGCTGTACACAAATCTCTTAAACCTTGCAAGAAACCTTTTGCTGGTGGAATACAACCCATATTTCCCGCAACTGCTTCGATAATAATGGCTGCGATTTCTCCTTTATTAGCTTCGATTAAAGTTTTTACATTCTCTAAATCATTGTATTTTGCTAATAAAGTATCTTTTGCAGTTCCTTCTGTAACCCCTGGACTATTTGGTGAACCAAAAGTTACCGCACCGCTTCCTGCCTGAATCAAAAATGAATCTGAATGTCCGTGGTAACAACCTGCAAATTTTACAATTTTATCTCTTTTTGTAAATCCACGAGCCAGACGAATTGCGCTCATACAAGCTTCTGTACCCGAATTAACAAATCTAATTTTATCAATATTTGGAACCATAGAAACGGCCAAAGCTGCGATTTCTGTTTCCAATTCTGTCGGCATTCCAAATGAAGTTCCCAATTTTGCTTTTTCGATCACCGCATCTACAACTGGTTGATAAGCGTGACCTAAAACCATTGGCCCCCAAGAGTTGATATAATCTATTAATTTGTTTCCGTCTTCATCAAATAAATATGCCCCTTTGGCACTTTTTACAAAAATTGGAGTTCCGCCAACTGCTTTAAATGCTCTTACTGGTGAATTTACTCCTCCTGGAATTACTTTTTCTGCTTCAGCAAAAAGCTGACTACTTCTTTTATATAACATTTTTTATTTTAGATTTCTTGATAATTGTTAATTGTCAATTATCAATTGATAATTATTTCACCTTTAGCCTCTGCCCTATTGAAATAGCATTATCAGTTAAATTATTTTTCTTCTTTAAATCCTCAACCAACAAATTGAATTTCTTTGAAATAGAATACAAAGTATCTCCTTTTTGAACTTCGTATAAATTAGGATCGTATTGATTCATATTGATCTTCGGATCTGAATTTGCAACTGAAGTCGAACTTCTTGTTGGAGCCGATGTATTTATAGGAGTATAATTTTTTCCTGTAACCTGGCAATCGTATTGATGAAGATTATAACGTTCAATATAACTAATTAACTTATCTGGATATTTTGGATCTGTTGCGTAACCCGCTGCTCTCAAACCCTTTGCCCACGATTTATAATCGTCTTTTTCGTATGTAAATAAAGTTTCATAACGTTTTTTTCCAACTAAAAATAAAGCGTGATCTCTGTAAGATTCTGAGGCGTGAGGATATTTTCTAAAACATTCCTGAGCCGAATCGTCATCATGGCGAACACTTTCACCCAACCAATCTTTGTGACATTTGATTCCGAAATGATTATTCGCTTCAAGCGCTAAATCTCCTCTTCCCGCGCCCGATTCTAAAATTCCTTGCGCCAAGATAATACTCGCAGGAATTCCGTACGTTTTCATATTTCCCATTGCAATATCTTTAAACTGCAATACATAATTATTGATTAAATCGCTGGTAACAACTGTTTTGGATGTCGATTGAATAACCTCAGTTGTATTATTTGTAGAAGGATAATTTTTACCGATTGGTTTTACGGGAGCACCTCTTTTTGTTGAAGCTGTTCGGGTTTGAACCGCTGCCGCTTTTTTAGTCGTCGCGATGGCTGGCTTACTCGATGAGCAGCTTGCAAAAGCTAATATTACGAAAAGTAATACAATTTTTTTAATCATTGGTTTTGAGTATTGGTAATTTTTTCTGCTTCAACTTTATATTCATTCCTTCAATTCCTTGTAATCCACCAGTGTGAATGAGTAATATTTTTGAATGTGCAGGAAAATAATTTTTGCCGATTAAATCTATAACGCCAAAAACCATCTTTCCTGTATAAATTGGATCTAAAGGCACTTTATTTTCTTCAAAGAAAGCATTAATAAATTCGATTAATTCTAAATTTACCTTGCCATAACCTCCAAAATGATAGTCAGAAATTAAATTCCAGTTATCTTTTTTGGCAAAAATACGAATTTCATCGTTTAAAAAGTCACCTTTTAACGCTGGAAAACCTAAAATCTTCTGATTTTGCCTTGCACTATTTATTAATCCAGAAATAGTTCCGCCAGTTCCAACAGCACAACAAACGTAATTAAAAGCAGAATCTTCTTCAGTTAAAATCTCTTCGCAGCCTTTTACCGCGAGTTCATTTGTTCCTCCTTCGGGAACCAGATAAAAATCTCCAAATTTAGCTTTTAACTTTTCTATAAAAGATTTTTCATTTTTAGAACGATAATCTTCGCGAGAAACAAATTCAAACTGCATTCCG from Flavobacterium sp. YJ01 carries:
- a CDS encoding glucosaminidase domain-containing protein — its product is MIKKIVLLFVILAFASCSSSKPAIATTKKAAAVQTRTASTKRGAPVKPIGKNYPSTNNTTEVIQSTSKTVVTSDLINNYVLQFKDIAMGNMKTYGIPASIILAQGILESGAGRGDLALEANNHFGIKCHKDWLGESVRHDDDSAQECFRKYPHASESYRDHALFLVGKKRYETLFTYEKDDYKSWAKGLRAAGYATDPKYPDKLISYIERYNLHQYDCQVTGKNYTPINTSAPTRSSTSVANSDPKINMNQYDPNLYEVQKGDTLYSISKKFNLLVEDLKKKNNLTDNAISIGQRLKVK
- the hemL gene encoding glutamate-1-semialdehyde 2,1-aminomutase, with amino-acid sequence MLYKRSSQLFAEAEKVIPGGVNSPVRAFKAVGGTPIFVKSAKGAYLFDEDGNKLIDYINSWGPMVLGHAYQPVVDAVIEKAKLGTSFGMPTELETEIAALAVSMVPNIDKIRFVNSGTEACMSAIRLARGFTKRDKIVKFAGCYHGHSDSFLIQAGSGAVTFGSPNSPGVTEGTAKDTLLAKYNDLENVKTLIEANKGEIAAIIIEAVAGNMGCIPPAKGFLQGLRDLCTANGILLIFDEVMTGFRLARGGVQELYGIDADIVTFGKVIGGGLPVGAFAAREEIMNYLAPLGPVYQAGTLSGNPLATAAGLAMLKALDNDREIFTRLEEKTAYLEAGIDRVLKANNVVFTINRVGSMISVHFDANPVTDFQTAAKGDNETFKKFFHGLLQEGVYIAPSAYETWFITDALTYEDLDFTINAIDKVSKTF
- a CDS encoding pyridoxal-phosphate dependent enzyme, translating into MNPVFNQNINIQFPNDISLTIKREDLIHPFVSGNKFRKLKYNLLQAKDEKKETLLTFGGAFSNHIAAVAYAGKEQGFKTIGIIRGDELQDKIEENPTLKFAQENGMQFEFVSREDYRSKNEKSFIEKLKAKFGDFYLVPEGGTNELAVKGCEEILTEEDSAFNYVCCAVGTGGTISGLINSARQNQKILGFPALKGDFLNDEIRIFAKKDNWNLISDYHFGGYGKVNLELIEFINAFFEENKVPLDPIYTGKMVFGVIDLIGKNYFPAHSKILLIHTGGLQGIEGMNIKLKQKKLPILKTND
- a CDS encoding 2-hydroxyacid dehydrogenase yields the protein MNPANNKIAFFSTQPYDKTFFNKYNEEFGFRLDFFETQLNPQTVALIEECEIVCVFVNDIVNETVIKQLAEKKVKIIALRCAGFNNVDLEAAKKNNIKVCRVPAYSPQAVAEHAMAMILTLNRKTHKAYNRVREQNFSLNGLLGFDLFGKTIGIIGTGNIGKAFSKIALGFGCKVLVYDIVESDEMKKDGVSFVGLEEIFKSSDIISLHCPLNDQTKHIINKTSLSFMKESVMIINTSRGGLIETSSVIEGLKEGKIGYLGIDVYEQEEKLFFRDLSADIIQDDAIQRLMSFPNVLVTAHQAFFTNEALTQIALVTFNNIKSLLAKNDIENKAALLV